From one Xyrauchen texanus isolate HMW12.3.18 chromosome 17, RBS_HiC_50CHRs, whole genome shotgun sequence genomic stretch:
- the LOC127658071 gene encoding nuclear receptor subfamily 0 group B member 2-like produces MDYECDCSDSSGQSNAILFNILSRGEPAQNEPNYDRVPHTCNCEKRRRVCLKTPGETCQEASGVLVKTMHFMRSLPAFQQLPPRDQLSLLQNCWAPLFILGLAQDRFRFEIDDSPAPSMLQRILLNDQDAAISGREQPTLAGVQTLMSCLETFCSLDLSPKEYAYLKGTVIFNPDVPGLKAAVFVEGLQYEAQHALKEVLVPLYPQDRGRFAHVLLTASTLKSITPALITELFFRPVIGQVDFLDLLVDMLFSR; encoded by the exons ATGGATTATGAATGTGATTGTTCAGACAGCTCCGGACAGTCAAACGCCATCCTCTTCAACATTCTCAGCCGAGGCGAGCCCGCTCAAAACGAGCCCAACTACGACCGGGTTCCTCACACGTGCAACTGCGAGAAACGTAGGAGAGTTTGTCTGAAGACCCCCGGCGAGACGTGTCAGGAGGCTTCGGGCGTTCTGGTCAAGACGATGCACTTCATGAGGAGTTTGCCGGCATTCCAGCAGCTCCCGCCCAGAGACCAGCTGTCCCTGCTGCAGAACTGCTGGGCGCCGCTTTTCATTCTGGGTCTGGCCCAGGACAGATTCCGCTTTGAGATCGACGACTCTCCGGCGCCCAGCATGCTGCAGAGAATTCTGCTCAACGACCAAGACGCGGCGATCTCGGGGCGAGAGCAACCCACGCTCGCTGGAGTCCAAACGCTCATGTCGTGCCTCGAGACGTTCTGCAGTTTGGATTTAAGCCCAAAGGAGTACGCGTATCTGAAAGGCACCGTCATATTCAATCCTG ATGTGCCGGGTCTGAAGGCAGCGGTGTTCGTTGAGGGTCTGCAGTATGAAGCTCAACATGCCCTGAAGGAGGTTCTGGTTCCTCTTTatccacaggacaggggccgatTTGCCCACGTGCTCCTCACCGCGTCCACTTTAAAGTCCATCACTCCCGCTCTCATCACAGAACTGTTCTTTCGGCCAGTCATCGGTCAAGTGGACTTTCTGGACTTGTTGGTTGACATGCTGTTCAGCAGGTAG
- the LOC127658065 gene encoding keratinocyte differentiation factor 1-like, whose amino-acid sequence MWRVMPGHSTATHHKMRPHISSRSKADGYRQSRTYSRDSIATQDAYKEHYSEQPRSVDAQFPRKTHLYYASGRASETLGFIPGSADSPQGTQACGSCASLGLSGCKALLCCILTCGLYGSRKPCLPPNESSTDNPLKVEPEPRKPNGLALSNPTCGVEPSKPRQLPSSGSFRYVDVFIGGKKVDYPDNSEAPPRRSKMAVKGDNQRPISNTSIYSREDLDLDDLDDGGTDIDSLITKKLLELYKMHQIEQLAKCTSELSFSRKTNEISDLINSIAQDYNLEEQEAECRLVHGVIRISTRHKSSKGYKSKDYKSQDAMPHANGRRDGTLPDSGNETMTLTFSDGEHEMQVSESTTSDLLARNIKYEMRGHSRKNFYSSSATDSSGAPLLC is encoded by the exons ATGTGGCGAGTTATGCCTGGCCACAGCACGGCAACACATCACAAGATGCGTCCTCACATCTCGAGCCGTTCGAAGGCTGATGGCTACAGGCAAAGCCGCACCTACTCAAGGGACAGCATCGCCACGCAAGACGCCTACAAAGAGCACTATAGCGAGCAGCCTCGCAGCGTAGATGCACAATTCCCCCGTAAAACCCACCTTTACTACGCCAGTGGCCGAGCCTCGGAAACCCTGGGCTTCATACCGGGCTCTGCAGACTCGCCGCAGGGCACTCAAGCCTGTGGATCTTGCGCCTCCCTTGGCTTGAGCGGTTGTAAAGCTCTACTGTGTTGCATTCTCACCTGTGGGCTCTACGGGTCTCGCAAACCTTGTCTGCCGCCCAACGAGAGCTCCACTGATAACCCGCTGAAAGTTGAGCCAGAGCCACGGAAGCCCAACGGTCTGGCGCTGTCCAACCCAACATGTGGCGTTGAACCCAGCAAGCCGAGGCAGTTGCCCAGCTCTGGCAGCTTCAGGTATGTCGACGTCTTCATCGGCGGGAAAAAGGTGGACTACCCTGACAACTCGGAGGCACCGCCACGACGCTCCAAGATGGCGGTGAAGGGCGACAACCAGAGGCCAATCAGCAACACCAGCATCTACTCAAGAGAGGACTTGGATCTCGATGACCTGGATGACGGTGGCACCGATATCGACTCGCTGATCACCAAAAAGCTTCTGGAACTTTATAAAATGCACCAGATCGAGCAGCTGGCCAAGTGCACGTCCGAATTGTCGTTCTCTCGTAAAACCAACGAGATCAGCGACCTGATCAACAGCATCGCTCAGGACTATAACTTAGAAGAGCAGGAAGCCGAGTGTCGGTTGGTGCACGGCGTCATACGCATCAGCACCCGCCATAAGTCCTCTAAAGGTTACAAAAGCAAAGACTATAAATCTCAGGATGCGATGCCTCATGCCAACGGTAGGAGGGATGGAACGCTGCCTGACAGCGGCAATGAGACCATGACTTTAACCTTTAGTGATG GGGAACACGAGATGCAGGTGTCGGAATCGACAACCTCAGATCTGCTCGCCCgaaatattaaatatgaaatgagaGGCCACAGCCGGAAAA ATTTTTACTCCAGCTCAGCCACGGATTCATCAGGAGCGCCATTATTGTGCTAA
- the tpbgl gene encoding trophoblast glycoprotein-like codes for MSCLSLPLVCALLCASTCVALCPPRCECMNTRHTVRCASAALRQIPAAIPRDASRLMITGDTIHRLEHGELNGLKNVTDLDLSNNGILEVGSRAFSSMLVLRSLVLNNNSLVLIHPEAFSVPGSPLQELSLRSSLYNYSSLTDLVTALRWGDLSNLLLLDLSGNRLVLLPPGMFSPLPNLQRLYLGNNSLLGIFNSTFSGAEQLLELDLTRNAFRDISGEGLGELERLGRVRLLLSQNPYVCGCEMQEFARWINSSKVTVGDTDRLYCDFPAEQRNVSLRDLDARALGCFGKPGEEVADLSLQTSYVFLGLVLGFVGMVFLFVVYLNRRGIKKWITDIYEACRDVLEGYHYRYEIDSDPRLGHVQQTNSKQGRPRTDARLGRIPSDTCITQIPSDVTL; via the exons ATGTCGTGTCTGTCTCTGCCGCTCGTGTGCGCGTTGCTGTGCGCCTCTACATGCGTCGCGTTGTGTCCGCCGCGCTGCGAGTGCATGAACACGCGACATACAGTGCGCTGCGCGTCTGCTGCGCTCCGCCAGATACCTGCCGCGATACCGCGCGACGCGAGCCGCCTGATGATCACCGGAGACACGATTCACCGACTCGAGCACGGCGAGTTAAACGGACTGAAGAACGTCACCGACCTCGACCTGAGTAACAACGG AATCCTGGAAGTCGGATCTCGTGCGTTCTCTTCCATGCTCGTGCTTCGTTCTCTAGTCCTGAAcaacaacagtctggttctgatTCATCCAGAGGCGTTCTCTGTGCCCGGAAGTCCTCTGCAGGAGCTCAGCCTCAGGTCATCACTCTATAACTACAGCTCTCTGACCGACCTCGTAACCGCCCTACGCTGGGGTGACCTCTCAAACCTGCTGCTCCTCGACCTGTCGGGCAACCGCCTCGTTCTCTTACCCCCCGGCATGTTCTCTCCTCTGCCCAACCTGCAGCGTCTCTATCTGGGCAACAACTCTCTGCTGGGCATCTTCAACAGCACTTTCTCTGGTGCGGAGCAACTTCTGGAGCTGGATCTGACCAGAAACGCCTTTAGAGACATTAGCGGCGAGGGGCTCGGCGAGTTGGAGCGACTCGGCCGCGTCCGTCTGCTGTTGAGTCAGAATCCGTACGTGTGCGGTTGTGAGATGCAAGAGTTTGCGCGCTGGATAAACAGTTCAAAGGTCACGGTGGGTGATACGGATAGACTGTATTGCGATTTCCCCGCAGAGCAGCGCAACGTCTCTTTGCGGGACCTCGATGCACGTGCGCTGGGGTGTTTCGGTAAACCGGGCGAAGAGGTGGCTGACCTGTCCCTACAAACCTCCTATGTGTTCCTCGGATTGGTTCTAGGGTTTGTCGGAATGGTCTTCCTCTTTGTGGTCTACCTCAACCGACGGGGCATCAAGAAGTGGATCACAGACATATATGAAGCCTGTCGGGATGTTTTGGAGGGTTATCATTATCGTTACGAAATTGACTCGGACCCACGACTGGGACACGTCCAACAGACAAACAGCAAGCAGGGTCGACCGCGAACGGACGCGCGTCTGGGACGCATTCCCTCTGATACATGTATCACGCAGATTCCATCTGATGTTACATTATAA